The following are encoded together in the Saccharospirillaceae bacterium genome:
- a CDS encoding DUF1853 family protein: MFFPPLDPNHPYFALPSQHQRDLIWSLLGPALLDCPWSPATSELLSEANTWQQWITEIAGAPDYRSPRLGLMFEQIWHQYLELCGHRWQANLQIQQQKKTVGEFDLLVENQDSEPQQWHLELALKFYLGFNHDWIGPNRRDYLADKIRHTVDRQLQLSRNPAAHEQLRHNNWHSLQPQALMRGCLFHPADESITATLPEEVNARHWRGYWIHQSSAQRYLPQGHWYLLSKPQWISPARVDFSVDKKTLLRHKDLHFQHMDTALCAVQVKRNTAGFWCEQQRWLIMPDQWPQPG, encoded by the coding sequence GTGTTTTTCCCCCCGCTTGACCCCAATCATCCCTATTTTGCGCTACCCAGCCAACACCAACGCGACCTGATCTGGAGCTTGCTTGGTCCGGCATTGCTGGACTGCCCATGGTCTCCAGCGACATCCGAGTTGCTATCGGAGGCCAATACATGGCAGCAATGGATTACTGAAATAGCTGGGGCACCGGATTATCGCAGCCCGAGACTTGGGCTGATGTTCGAGCAAATATGGCATCAATACCTGGAGTTATGCGGCCATCGCTGGCAGGCGAATCTGCAGATACAACAACAGAAGAAGACGGTGGGTGAATTTGATTTGCTGGTTGAGAACCAGGACTCCGAACCGCAACAGTGGCACCTGGAATTGGCGTTAAAGTTTTACCTTGGTTTTAATCACGACTGGATTGGGCCCAATCGTCGTGACTATTTAGCAGATAAGATCCGTCATACCGTTGATAGGCAGTTGCAATTATCGAGAAACCCGGCGGCACATGAGCAACTTAGGCACAACAACTGGCACTCACTGCAACCACAAGCATTGATGCGCGGTTGTTTATTTCATCCCGCTGACGAGAGCATAACAGCCACCTTACCCGAAGAGGTTAACGCCAGACACTGGCGTGGTTACTGGATACACCAGTCGAGTGCTCAGCGTTATCTTCCGCAGGGACATTGGTATTTGTTGTCAAAACCGCAATGGATCAGTCCTGCCCGGGTTGATTTCAGTGTCGACAAAAAAACACTGCTTCGTCATAAAGACCTTCATTTTCAACACATGGACACCGCTCTCTGTGCCGTCCAGGTAAAACGAAATACTGCCGGGTTCTGGTGTGAACAACAACGCTGGCTGATCATGCCGGATCAGTGGCCGCAGCCTGGATAA
- a CDS encoding pyridoxal-phosphate dependent enzyme yields MLRQLLQKKLPVEPLPGCNQARVLRLDRLDPVISGNKAYKLLGHIERAQALNVTRIVSFGGPFSNHLHALAAVGKRLSLETIGIVRGYKHLPLTETLQDCQSYGMQLVFADKKRYAQRYQADYRQQLADEFQAYVIEEGGAGPEGLKGCQLLAPYCQEFDQVWLAVGTGTTALGLANALQQQQSTCRVVGVNVVADHGERQAAWQQMMTGNNWKLLDDYHFGGFARTNKQLHEMIREFDVSGLPLDPVYTAKLVYAYLKERERQALIDQRVLLIHSGGLQGRRGYFL; encoded by the coding sequence GTGTTACGCCAGCTATTGCAAAAAAAACTGCCTGTAGAGCCCTTACCGGGTTGTAATCAGGCAAGGGTCCTGCGCCTGGATCGCCTTGATCCGGTCATTTCGGGCAATAAAGCGTATAAGCTGCTTGGTCACATCGAACGTGCCCAAGCGCTAAATGTAACTCGTATCGTCAGCTTTGGCGGCCCTTTTTCGAATCACCTTCATGCCCTTGCTGCCGTTGGGAAACGCCTTAGTCTTGAAACCATAGGCATTGTTCGTGGTTATAAGCATCTTCCTCTCACGGAAACGTTACAGGATTGTCAGTCATACGGTATGCAGTTGGTATTTGCCGATAAAAAGCGCTACGCCCAGCGTTATCAGGCTGATTATCGGCAGCAGTTGGCCGATGAATTTCAGGCATATGTGATTGAGGAGGGCGGCGCTGGCCCCGAGGGGCTGAAAGGATGTCAATTATTGGCTCCCTATTGCCAGGAGTTTGATCAGGTGTGGCTTGCCGTTGGTACCGGCACGACTGCGCTAGGTCTCGCCAACGCGTTGCAGCAGCAACAATCAACCTGTCGGGTTGTCGGTGTTAATGTGGTGGCGGATCATGGTGAACGACAAGCAGCGTGGCAGCAGATGATGACCGGGAATAACTGGAAATTACTTGATGATTATCATTTTGGAGGTTTTGCCCGCACTAATAAGCAGTTGCATGAGATGATTCGGGAATTCGATGTATCAGGCCTGCCGCTTGACCCGGTATACACCGCTAAGTTGGTTTACGCTTATCTGAAGGAGCGCGAGCGGCAGGCGCTCATTGATCAGCGAGTGCTGTTGATTCACTCTGGTGGTCTGCAGGGGCGACGAGGTTACTTTCTTTGA